In a single window of the Acyrthosiphon pisum isolate AL4f chromosome X, pea_aphid_22Mar2018_4r6ur, whole genome shotgun sequence genome:
- the LOC103308184 gene encoding kelch-like protein 2, whose amino-acid sequence MSVSRIALGVEVVNGILYVVGGYNKFSVLQSAEAYRPTTGVWYSISNMHLCRMYPRVVTLNGLLYVFGRFDKPGASLCLTSVEIYDPDTDAWSIETFPSTNINTINGAVVIDRSVHFNNK is encoded by the exons ATGTCTGTAAGTCGCATTGCTCTTGGCGTTGAAGTAGTCAATGGTATTTTGTACGTGGTCGGTGGTTATAACAAGTTTAGTGTCCTTCAAAGTGCTGAGGCTTATAGACCAACCACTGGAGTTTGGTATTCTATATCAAATATGCATCTATGCCGAATGTATCCAA GAGTTGTCACATTAAATGGCCTGTTATATGTTTTTGGAAGATTTGACAAACCTGGTGCGAGTCTTTGTTTGACATCTGTAGAAATATACGACCCAGACACTGATGCCTGGTCCATTGAAACATTTCCGTCAACAAATATTAACACTATTAATGGAGCTGTAGTCATTGATAGAtcagtacattttaataataaatag